GGTGCGCGGGTTGTGGGTGATGACGATGAACTGCGTCTGCGTCTTGAAGTCGTTCAGCAGCTGGATGAAGCGGCCCACGTTGGCCTCGTCGAGCGGCGCGTCGACCTCGTCGAACAGGCAGAACGGGCTCGGTTTCACCAGGTAGATGGCGAAGAGGAGCGAGAGCGCCGTCAGCGTCCGCTCGCCGCCCGAGAGGAGGTGGATGCGCTGCGTCTTCTTCCCGCGCGGCGATGCGCTGATCTCGATCGGGCTCTCCAGCGGGTCGTCCTGGTCCGCCAGCCACACGTCGCACTCGCCGCCCTGGAAGAGCGACTGGAAGGTGCGGTGGAAGTTCTCGCGCACGGTGTCGAAGGTGCTCATGAACACCTCGCGCGCCGTCTTGTTGATCTGCCGGATGGCGGCGGCCAGGTCGTCGCGCGCGGCGGTCAGGTCGTCGCGCTGCTCCAGCAGGAAGGTCAGGCGCCGGTCCTCTTCCTCGTGCTCCTGCACGGCGAGCATGTTGATGGGCCCCAGCGCGTCGATCTGCTGCGCGATCTCGCGCACCTCGTTGCGCCACGCATCCGCGTCCCCCCCCTCCACGGCGCTGGCGGACTGGACGAGCACCTCCCACGGGCGCCCCCACTCCACCTCCAGCCGCTCGCGCGCGCGGATCACCCGGCTCTCCAGCTCGGCGCGCTCCAGCTCCAGCCGGTGGCGCTCCTCGCCCGCCTCGCCCTCGCGGCGGCGCGCGACGCGGGCGCGCTCCTCGGCGGCGTTCACCTCGGCCTCCAGCTCGCCCAGCCGCGCGTCGAAGGCGGCGACCTCGGCCGCATGGGTGTCGCGCTCGCGGAAGAGCGCCTCCACGTCCTCGCCCGCGCGCTCGCGGATCCCCGACAGCCCCTCCAGCGAGCGAAGGAGCTCGTCCGCCTCGGCCTGCAGCGTCGCCGACCGAGCGCGGGCCGTGTCGGCGCCGTTGACCGCATCGGCCAGAGCGCGCTCCACCTCGCGCAGCTCCGCCTCCGCGCGGGCGACGGCCACGCGCAGCTCGCTCTCCTCGTCGCGCGCGGCCTCCCAGCGCGCGTCGAGCTCGGCCAGCCCCGCACCCTCGCGTGAGGCGGCGGCCTGCGCGTCCGCCGCGAGCCCGTGCAGCTCGCCCAGCCGCGCGTCCAGCTCCGCCATCCGCGCGGCCGCCGTCTCCGCCTCGCGCTTCGCGGCGGCGATGGCGGCGACGACTTCCTCGCGTTCGCGCTCCAGGCGCCCGCGTCGGTGGCCGTGCGCGGCGGTGTCGGCGTCCAGCTGGCGCAGCTCGGCCTCCATCACCCGCCGCACCTCGTCCGCGTCGCGCGCGCGCTCCTCCGTCAGGGCGACCTGTTCGACGAGCGAGTCGCGCTCCAGCACGAGGCGATCGCGCGCGACCTCGGCGTCCTCCAGCTCGTTGCGCAGCCGCCCCAGCATCTCGCGCCGGGCGAGGATCCCCTCCCCCGCCGCCGGCTGGCCCAGGCGGATCACCCCGCGCACGTCGACGGTGTCGCCGAACGCGTCCACCCGCGCGCCGGCGGCGAAGGCGTCCAGCGGGTCCTCGCCGGGGAGGACGACGAGTCCCTGGAGGAAGATCTCCACCCAGCGCTGCCCCGCCCCGCTCCCGGCCACGCCCAGACGGTGCGACGCGCCGTTCATCGCCTCGCGCACGCCGGGCGCGTCCAGCGGGAGAAGGAGGAGCGTGCCGCCGCCGCTCCACTCCTCGCGGAACCAGCGGCGGACCACGCGGGCGGCGGCCAGGTCCTTCACCACCACCGCCTGCAGCAGCGTCCCCAGGAACGATTCCACCGCCTGCGCCGTGGCCGCATCCGCCGTCGTCGCGCGCACGAAGTCGGCGAGCGGGCCCAGGACGCCGGGGAAGCGCTCGCGCTCGGCCATGATCGCCGTCACCGCGGGGCTGAAGCCCTCGTAGCTGCTCTCCATCGCCTCGCGCGCGGCCACCTGGCTGGCGAGGCGCTGCACGCGGTCTTCCGCGGCGCGCAGCGTGTCGCGCAGCGGCGCCTCGCGGCCGCGGAGGACGCGCGTCTCCTCGCGGGCCGCGTCGGCCGCATCCGCCGCGGCGTCCAGCCGCTCGCGCAGCGACATCCCCTGCCCGCTCCACAGCTCCGTTTGCTCGCCGAGGATGGTGATCTCCGTCCCCAGCTGCACGTCCTGCTCGCCCAGCCGCGCGCCGCGCTCCAGCGCCTCGCCGCGGCGCCGCTCGGCCACCACGCGCTCGCCCTCGGCCGCGGCGATCTCCCGCGCGATCTCGCGCGAGCGCTCGGCGGCGGCTTCGCTGGCCTGGCGGCGCGCGCTCAGCGTCGCCCGCAGCCCGTCGTTCTCCTCCACCCGCAGCTCCAGCCGCTCGCGCACGCCCTCCAGCCGCGCCAGCGCATGGTCGCGCTCGCCGCCCAGCCGCGCGGCGTCGGCCGACAGCGACTCCGCGCGCTCGCCCAGCTCCGCGCGCTCGCGCACCAGCTGCTGGATGCGCAGCTCCGCGTTCGCCCGCCGCTCGTCGGAGAGGGCGATCTCGCGCTCGCGCGTCGAG
Above is a genomic segment from Longimicrobium sp. containing:
- the smc gene encoding chromosome segregation protein SMC, producing the protein NTADAVRWVLGEQRASALRGGKMEEVIFQGTVKRRPLNFAEVTLAFSNDDGLIPIPQSEVEIARKVFREGGSEYALNRVNCRLRDIHDLLRDTGLGANAYSIIEIGMIDSILSERAEERRALFEEAAGIGKYKDRRKAAQRRLEGAEVDLARLNDLIAEVESKVRSLARQKRRAQRHAELQARRLDLEVATARADLEALTAALSEGGRRREALERDEGEARTERTTAEAILEERRIEAAELTRRRQHVAAKLDDVRQRLSTREREIALSDERRANAELRIQQLVRERAELGERAESLSADAARLGGERDHALARLEGVRERLELRVEENDGLRATLSARRQASEAAAERSREIAREIAAAEGERVVAERRRGEALERGARLGEQDVQLGTEITILGEQTELWSGQGMSLRERLDAAADAADAAREETRVLRGREAPLRDTLRAAEDRVQRLASQVAAREAMESSYEGFSPAVTAIMAERERFPGVLGPLADFVRATTADAATAQAVESFLGTLLQAVVVKDLAAARVVRRWFREEWSGGGTLLLLPLDAPGVREAMNGASHRLGVAGSGAGQRWVEIFLQGLVVLPGEDPLDAFAAGARVDAFGDTVDVRGVIRLGQPAAGEGILARREMLGRLRNELEDAEVARDRLVLERDSLVEQVALTEERARDADEVRRVMEAELRQLDADTAAHGHRRGRLEREREEVVAAIAAAKREAETAAARMAELDARLGELHGLAADAQAAASREGAGLAELDARWEAARDEESELRVAVARAEAELREVERALADAVNGADTARARSATLQAEADELLRSLEGLSGIRERAGEDVEALFRERDTHAAEVAAFDARLGELEAEVNAAEERARVARRREGEAGEERHRLELERAELESRVIRARERLEVEWGRPWEVLVQSASAVEGGDADAWRNEVREIAQQIDALGPINMLAVQEHEEEDRRLTFLLEQRDDLTAARDDLAAAIRQINKTAREVFMSTFDTVRENFHRTFQSLFQGGECDVWLADQDDPLESPIEISASPRGKKTQRIHLLSGGERTLTALSLLFAIYLVKPSPFCLFDEVDAPLDEANVGRFIQLLNDFKTQTQFIVITHNPRTMESADWIYGVTMEEPGVSSIVGVELEGAYAYGDAKVA